In Acidobacteriota bacterium, a single window of DNA contains:
- a CDS encoding ABC transporter ATP-binding protein, with protein sequence MSQGNHIIIKTEALWKTYSMGTVEIQALRGVDFEVKRSEFVAIMGPSGSGKSTLMNLIGCLDTPSKGNYFLNGQLVSQLNDNELAQIRNKEIGFVFQTFNLLARSTALQNVELPLIYSGIPAKKRREMAEAALHNVELADRMGHRPNELSGGQRQRVAIARALVNTPSILLADEPTGNLDSKTGDEILSLFHRLHERGNTIILVTHERDVAAHAQRVIHLRDGLIEFEEINPPFAAAAPQVVS encoded by the coding sequence ATGAGCCAGGGCAACCACATCATCATCAAGACCGAGGCTCTCTGGAAAACCTACAGCATGGGCACGGTGGAGATCCAGGCTCTCCGCGGGGTAGATTTCGAGGTCAAGCGCAGCGAGTTTGTGGCGATCATGGGACCCTCCGGCTCCGGCAAATCCACGCTGATGAACCTGATTGGATGTTTGGACACACCATCCAAGGGCAACTACTTCCTCAATGGCCAGTTGGTCAGCCAACTCAACGACAACGAATTGGCCCAGATCCGAAACAAGGAAATCGGGTTCGTCTTCCAGACCTTCAACCTGCTGGCCCGCTCCACGGCCTTGCAGAACGTGGAGCTACCCCTCATCTACAGCGGCATACCGGCCAAGAAGCGGCGCGAGATGGCTGAGGCCGCCCTGCATAACGTGGAGCTGGCCGATCGGATGGGCCACCGGCCCAACGAGCTTTCCGGCGGTCAGCGCCAACGTGTGGCGATCGCCCGGGCGCTGGTCAACACCCCCTCCATCTTGCTCGCCGACGAGCCAACGGGCAATCTGGATTCTAAAACCGGCGACGAGATTCTGAGCCTGTTCCATCGGCTGCACGAGCGCGGCAACACCATCATCCTGGTCACGCACGAACGGGATGTGGCCGCACACGCCCAGCGCGTCATCCACCTGCGCGACGGCCTCATCGAATTCGAGGAGATCAATCCCCCGTTCGCCGCCGCCGCGCCCCAGGTGGTCTCCTGA
- a CDS encoding HlyD family efflux transporter periplasmic adaptor subunit: MDKKKKRAIWWIAGGAALVVIIIVILLLAFKSNGRPIVEADLVQLSDKLTAIVTASGEIKPKNYVDLQSEITGVITELYVKEGDSVRKGDVLLKIDPFQTEADARSAEYQFRATEEEARNTKHQIEEAKLNLRITEANLRSARAELDQAQINLEHEASLFKRKQQLHEDNLVSREEYDLARSSFRLAESRVEAAKARLSELETRIEVSKVNIQQMENSYQAAASRVGQFQAMLDRARDLLNKTVLTSPLTGVITKLEVEKGERAVPGMMFNPSATLMTIADLSVIEAEVKVDETDIVNVKLNQPVIVKVDALPDRPLNGHVTEIGNSAITTGTTTTTDQAKDFKVVVQLDNPPVQLRPGLSATAEITTAVKENILAVPLQAVVMREVELDGIGGVVHPWQKKDAKKEKDAKKPKLVEKQGVFKVDKENRVVFVLVETGITGETKIEILKGLTKGDEIVVGSFKTLRNLKDGDFVQKRRPGTGPARDEEQSS, translated from the coding sequence CGGGCGGGGCCGCGCTCGTCGTCATTATCATCGTCATCCTGCTGCTGGCGTTCAAAAGCAACGGCCGCCCCATCGTGGAAGCCGACCTTGTGCAACTTTCGGACAAATTGACAGCGATCGTCACCGCTTCCGGGGAGATCAAGCCGAAAAACTACGTGGACCTCCAGTCGGAGATCACTGGCGTCATCACGGAGTTGTATGTCAAGGAGGGCGACTCGGTGCGCAAGGGCGACGTTCTTTTGAAGATCGACCCATTCCAGACCGAGGCCGACGCCCGCTCGGCGGAATATCAGTTCCGTGCCACAGAAGAAGAGGCCCGCAACACCAAACACCAGATCGAGGAGGCCAAACTCAACCTGCGGATCACGGAGGCCAACCTCCGGAGTGCCCGAGCCGAGTTGGACCAGGCGCAGATCAATCTGGAGCACGAAGCCTCCCTCTTCAAGCGCAAACAGCAACTCCACGAGGACAATCTGGTGTCCCGCGAGGAATACGACCTGGCCCGCTCCAGTTTCCGATTGGCGGAAAGCCGCGTCGAAGCGGCCAAGGCTCGGCTCAGCGAACTGGAAACGCGCATCGAGGTGTCCAAGGTCAACATTCAGCAGATGGAAAACAGCTACCAGGCCGCGGCCAGCCGGGTGGGACAGTTTCAGGCCATGCTGGATCGGGCCCGCGATCTGCTGAACAAGACCGTCCTGACTTCCCCGCTCACCGGCGTGATCACCAAACTGGAAGTCGAGAAAGGCGAGCGCGCCGTACCAGGCATGATGTTCAACCCCTCCGCCACCCTGATGACCATCGCGGATCTGTCCGTGATCGAAGCCGAGGTCAAGGTCGACGAGACCGATATTGTCAACGTCAAGCTTAACCAGCCGGTGATCGTCAAAGTGGATGCGCTGCCTGACCGTCCGCTCAATGGCCATGTCACCGAAATCGGCAACAGCGCCATCACCACGGGAACCACCACCACGACCGACCAGGCCAAAGATTTCAAGGTGGTGGTCCAGCTGGACAATCCGCCTGTCCAACTCCGGCCGGGCCTGTCCGCCACCGCCGAGATCACCACCGCGGTCAAGGAAAACATCCTGGCCGTCCCCCTTCAGGCGGTGGTGATGCGCGAGGTGGAGCTGGATGGCATCGGCGGTGTTGTCCACCCGTGGCAGAAGAAGGATGCCAAGAAGGAAAAAGACGCCAAAAAGCCGAAGCTTGTCGAGAAGCAGGGTGTGTTCAAGGTGGACAAGGAAAATCGGGTGGTCTTCGTTCTGGTGGAGACCGGCATCACCGGTGAAACCAAGATTGAGATCCTCAAGGGCTTGACAAAGGGCGACGAGATCGTCGTAGGCAGTTTCAAGACGTTGCGTAACCTGAAGGATGGCGACTTTGTGCAGAAACGGCGACCGGGCACCGGCCCGGCCCGCGACGAGGAGCAGAGCTCATGA